The following proteins are encoded in a genomic region of Ornithinibacillus sp. 4-3:
- a CDS encoding DUF2207 domain-containing protein, with protein sequence MKKFIIVLTLIFCFLFPLHAFAVDFEITDAEINAYLQADGEVHVVEQFTYEFDGEFNGITRTIYPKTGTSIDRLSATENGQTLSTTKEGNLYKIFRSGEDETIKVELQYTIRDALVKHGDMTDFYWPFFDDRNEADYLNMEIAVHPPQPTDDVLALGYDSAYDTDSIDGEGVVSFQLGKVPSGNKGDIRVAYPSELFTGVEKTSDISLARIIKSEQKQLHDEEIAFAEKQNVVQNIAMIFIISTIALMIFLYFTAYRKKKERKNYVLRMISERTSFVPREHLSLAATILLLRKTTSGLVGIALLDFVRRGNVEQDQEQYKLIHQNDLLEHEKELIQWLFYTVGENRIFNLDDMKTYIDDKKNHKEYYKQMTNWHKGINGELKKVPVYESIKGLRLILFAVWLCSTALSVFTIVYELPILMIVAGFVSNLAILGYIIGYYPLTEQGMLIKLSWQDFAKRFENLSATEVPRMTEDEKARAYLFSMGMNNKQMKELISKFELSSSANDSSLTYLLIMNSGGVQHSFTHAEQVTSQSSSSSGSSSSGGGTGGGGGGSGAF encoded by the coding sequence ATGAAAAAATTTATTATTGTACTTACATTAATTTTTTGTTTTCTGTTTCCGCTACACGCTTTTGCAGTTGATTTTGAGATAACAGATGCAGAAATTAATGCTTATTTACAAGCAGATGGTGAAGTACATGTAGTGGAACAATTTACATATGAATTTGATGGAGAATTTAATGGGATAACTCGTACAATTTATCCAAAAACGGGAACGAGTATTGACCGTTTGTCTGCAACTGAAAACGGTCAGACTTTATCAACTACTAAAGAAGGTAATTTATATAAAATTTTTCGTAGTGGTGAAGATGAGACCATCAAAGTAGAATTACAATATACGATTCGTGATGCATTAGTAAAACACGGAGATATGACAGATTTTTATTGGCCATTCTTTGATGATCGTAATGAAGCAGATTATTTAAACATGGAAATTGCTGTTCATCCTCCTCAACCAACGGATGACGTGTTGGCTTTAGGATATGATTCAGCTTATGATACAGATTCGATAGATGGTGAAGGTGTTGTAAGCTTTCAATTAGGTAAAGTACCAAGTGGAAATAAGGGAGATATTCGAGTTGCCTATCCATCTGAATTATTTACAGGTGTAGAAAAGACTAGTGATATTTCTCTTGCAAGAATAATAAAATCTGAGCAAAAACAATTGCATGACGAAGAGATAGCATTTGCGGAGAAGCAAAATGTGGTGCAAAATATTGCAATGATTTTTATTATTAGTACGATTGCTTTAATGATTTTTCTATACTTTACAGCCTATCGAAAGAAAAAAGAAAGAAAAAATTATGTGCTTCGAATGATTTCTGAGCGTACATCGTTTGTACCACGAGAGCATCTATCGTTAGCTGCTACAATCTTGTTGTTAAGAAAAACAACATCTGGATTGGTTGGTATAGCATTACTTGATTTTGTACGTAGGGGTAATGTAGAGCAGGATCAAGAGCAGTACAAACTGATTCATCAGAATGATTTATTAGAACATGAGAAAGAGTTAATCCAATGGTTATTTTACACAGTTGGAGAAAATCGTATTTTCAACCTAGATGACATGAAGACATATATAGATGATAAGAAAAATCATAAAGAATACTATAAACAGATGACCAACTGGCACAAGGGGATAAATGGCGAATTAAAGAAAGTTCCAGTATATGAATCCATTAAAGGATTACGTTTGATTCTATTTGCTGTATGGTTATGTTCTACCGCATTAAGTGTATTTACGATTGTCTATGAACTGCCAATACTTATGATTGTTGCTGGATTTGTTTCTAACCTAGCTATTCTTGGATACATCATTGGTTATTACCCATTAACGGAACAGGGAATGTTAATCAAATTAAGCTGGCAAGATTTTGCGAAACGATTTGAAAATCTTTCAGCAACAGAAGTTCCAAGAATGACAGAAGATGAAAAGGCACGTGCCTATTTATTTAGTATGGGGATGAATAATAAGCAGATGAAGGAACTGATTTCAAAATTCGAATTATCCTCATCAGCTAATGATTCCTCATTAACTTATCTCTTAATTATGAATAGTGGTGGAGTGCAACATTCATTCACTCATGCTGAACAGGTGACAAGTCAGTCTTCAAGTAGTAGTGGCAGTTCCTCAAGCGGAGGAGGAACTGGTGGTGGAGGCGGAGGTTCAGGCGCCTTTTAA
- a CDS encoding benzoate/H(+) symporter BenE family transporter, protein MNNSWKQIRSNLTNQTFSAGLVAAIFGFTGPALIVIDAANSGGLSHNELISWIFSIYVFGGLFSLFMSIKYRQPIIGAYSIAGAVLIAGTITVFPFQDIIGAYVIAHTLVFIFSITGLVDKIMKYIPTEIVMAMIVGVLIHFAIEMIQVIEVSPFITLTTITAFLLSTRLLKKVSPVLIALIVAIIAISITGDFQLAGIESSFVLPSLIFPTFSWGAILSVSIPLALIIICVENAQAISILKGAGYQAPNKAISRNGSLFSLVAVFFGAHSINVAGPMTAICTPEEVGTKEGRFTAGVFNGVFMITFGLLSSLIIPFILAMPGLILTLIASLAMLGVMMTALKSAFSSNSFQMSAFFALIIGMSGISFYNISAPLWAILGSLFVAFIVEKEHFVKRVYL, encoded by the coding sequence TTGAATAACTCATGGAAGCAAATTCGTAGTAATTTAACAAACCAAACCTTCAGTGCTGGTCTAGTAGCTGCTATTTTTGGCTTTACTGGACCGGCTCTAATTGTTATTGATGCAGCAAATAGTGGTGGGCTTAGTCATAATGAATTGATTAGCTGGATATTTTCCATCTATGTTTTCGGAGGCTTATTTAGTCTATTTATGTCCATTAAATATCGGCAACCAATTATCGGCGCCTATTCTATTGCAGGTGCCGTATTAATTGCAGGCACAATCACTGTTTTTCCATTTCAGGATATTATTGGTGCCTATGTAATAGCTCACACATTAGTGTTTATCTTTAGCATTACAGGATTAGTTGATAAAATCATGAAGTACATTCCAACGGAAATTGTGATGGCAATGATTGTTGGTGTATTAATTCACTTTGCTATAGAAATGATTCAAGTAATAGAAGTTTCACCATTCATTACTTTAACAACGATTACAGCATTCCTTTTATCTACAAGACTTTTAAAGAAAGTCTCTCCTGTACTAATCGCTTTGATTGTTGCCATCATTGCAATATCTATTACAGGTGATTTTCAACTTGCTGGAATTGAAAGTTCTTTTGTTCTACCATCATTAATCTTCCCTACTTTTAGTTGGGGAGCAATACTTTCTGTTAGTATTCCACTTGCATTAATCATTATCTGTGTAGAAAATGCTCAAGCAATAAGTATTTTAAAGGGCGCTGGATATCAAGCACCTAATAAAGCGATTTCTAGAAATGGATCTTTATTTAGTCTTGTTGCAGTATTTTTCGGTGCACATTCGATTAATGTAGCTGGACCAATGACAGCCATTTGTACACCTGAAGAAGTGGGGACAAAAGAAGGGCGTTTTACAGCGGGAGTTTTTAATGGAGTATTCATGATTACTTTTGGTTTGCTGTCATCCCTCATCATTCCTTTTATTCTAGCAATGCCTGGATTGATTTTAACATTGATTGCTAGTTTAGCTATGTTAGGTGTAATGATGACTGCATTAAAAAGTGCATTCTCCAGCAATTCTTTTCAAATGAGTGCCTTTTTTGCATTAATCATCGGAATGTCAGGAATTAGCTTTTATAATATTAGCGCACCTCTTTGGGCTATTTTAGGAAGCTTATTTGTCGCATTTATTGTTGAAAAAGAACATTTTGTTAAGAGAGTTTATTTGTAG